Sequence from the Paramagnetospirillum magnetotacticum MS-1 genome:
GGCTTTGATTCTTGGAGGTCATACTCTCGTCCTTGGGGGATGCGCCTTATTGGCTCAGACTGAGCTTCAAGGTGTTGTAGGCTTGGTTGATGCGCTTGAAGCGCTCCTCGGCTTCCTTGTCGCCATTATTGGCGTCGGGATGGTGCTGCTTGACCAGCTCCTTGTAACGGGCCTTCAGCATATCGTTGTTCAGCGGCGGCGAGAGTTCCAGGACTCTCATGGCCTCTTCCTCGGGCGTGGCGGTGCGGGCCTTGGGCCGCGCCTCCTCGGTGGCGGCATCCTCGAAGACTTCGAAAGGGTCGTGGATGGTATAGGCGAATTTGCGCTTGGCGCCCTGGATGCCCAGCGGCCAGGTGGGGCGCTGCCAGGTGGTGTCCTTGCGCAGTTCGGCCTCGATCTCCTCGGTGCCCATGCCGGCATAGTAGTTCCAGGCCGAATTATATTCGCGCACATGCTCCAGGCAGAACCAGTAGTAATCGGTCAGCCGGTCGCGGGCCTGGGGGGCGCGGTACTCTCCGTGCTCGGCGCAGCCGGGATGGTCGCACCGGCGTAGAGCCGGTTGCGCCGGAGCGGGGCCGAAGGCCGGCCGCCAGGATCTGCGGGCGTTGGTCGCTTTCATGGCACCGGTCATAATGGAGGCTCGCCCGCCCCAAGGCAAGGCGTGAGCGGCGCAATCGAGCGCTTCCCATCCGCCACTTGACGCAGGCGTCCTTTGGCCCCAATTGGGGAAGGTTGCATATTGGCGAGAGGATACGAAGGATGCTGGTGGCCGAGATCATGAAGCGCAAGATCGAGGAAGCGCTGAAGCCGACGCGGCTGGACGTGGCCGACGATTCCCAACGGCATGCCGGTCATGCTGGGCATCATCCCGGCGGGGAAAGCCATTTCACCGTGACCATCGTGTCCGCGGCCTTCGAGGGCGTCGGCCGCATCGAACGCCATCGCAAGGTTAATGCCTTGCTGGCCGAGGAACTGGCGGGACGGGTTCATGCCCTGGCGCTGACCCTGATGACCCCGGATGAAGAGGCGCGCAGGCTTTAGTGCCGCCGCCTCTCACTTCACCTTAACGTCCATCATTTCCAAGTTCCGTCGCGCCGTATCGGCGACGGCGCTTTCCGGGGCGGCGGCGATGGCTTTCAGCCAGTCCTCGCGCGCTCCGGCGTTGTTTTCCTCCAGGCGGCGGATGATGCCGCGTTCAAGCAAAGCATCGGGAAATGATGGGTCGAGGACCAGGGCGCGGGCCAGATCGTCCTTGGCCAATTCCAGTTTGTCCAGGTAGCGATAAGCCACCGCACGCAGCACCATGGCCTCGATGCGGTTGGGTTGAACCTTGAGCAGGGGCGATAGCAGGTCGACCACCTCGGCGTAATGGCCAACCGAGGCCAGGGTCACCGACTTGTCCAGCAGCAGTTCGGGATGGCCCGGCATCAGCTTCAGCGCCGTGTCCTGATCGGCCAGGGCCTGTTGCGGTTTGCCCGCCAGCAGCCAGGCCTGTCCCGCCTGGGCCAGCATTTCGGCGCGCAAGGCTTCCTCGCGCCGGCTGAGTCCCGCCAGGGATTCCAGCCGTTTGGCCGCTTCCTCGTATTTGCCCAGACCGATCAGCGCCACCGCCGCGCAATGGCGCGCCGGTTCGCCGCCGCCCAGCGAGGCCCAGGCGAGGGCCTCCTCCCACCCTTCCTCCGGCTTGGCGCGGGCCAGGGTCAGGCAGGTGCGGTATTCCATCTTGGGGTTGATGGTCTCGGCCGGAGCCGGGGTGGAGAGCCACAGCAGAGCAAGCGGCAGCAGGGGGATGGCGCGCAGTTTCATGGAGGCGTAGTCTCGCCAATTGTACGCCGGGCGCAAGGACAGAGAGATGGCCAAGCGATTTTTCCTGTTCGGACTAGGCTTTTCCGGTCGTGTGATCGCCCGGAATCTGACGCAGGCGGGCTGGTCCGTGATGGGCACCACCCGGTCGGGCGAGGCGGTGGATTGCCCCGGTGTTGAGGTCTTGGCGTTCGATCGCGGCCATCCTTTGCCGCCCGGATGCCTGACGGGCGTGGATGCCGTGCTGTCCTCGGTGCCGCCCGACAGCCAAGGCGATCCGGTGCTCGATCACATGGCCGAGTCCATCCGGGCGGCGGCTCCCGCCTGGATCGGCTATCTCTCCACCACCGGCGTCTATGGCGATCATGGTGGAGCCTGGGTCGACGAGGAGACGGCACCCCATCCGAACCTTGACCGCTCGCGCCGACGGCTGGCCGCCGAGACAGGCTGGCGGGATCTGGGCGCGCAGATTTTCCGGCTGGCGGGGATTTACGGCCCTGGCCGTTCGGCGGTGGATACGGTGCGGGAGGGCCAGGCGCGGCGCGTGGTCAAGCCGGGCCAGGTGTTCAGCCGTATCCATGTGGAGGATATCGCGGCCGCTGTACTGGCCTCGCTGGATCGTCCCAATGCGGGGGCCGTCTACAATCTGTGCGACGACGATGCCGCGCCGCCCCAAGAGGTCATCGCCTATGCCTGCGCCCTGCTGGGGGTGGAGCCGCCGCCGGAGATCGCCTGGGAGGAGGCCAAGGCCACCCTGTCGCCCATGGCGCAGAGCTTCTACGCCGACAACAAGCGCGTTCATAACGGCAAGATGAAGGCGGAGCTTGGGGTTCGTCTGGCCTATCCCAGCTACCGCGAAGGGCTGAAAAGCTGCCTGTAGCCCTGTCACGGGGCGTCGGGTATCACTTCGTCTTGGACGGGGCTTCGGCGGGCGCGGCGGCGGCTGGCAGCTTGGCGCTCGTACCGCGCACAGCCTTGGTCACCGCCATGCCCGCGGCGAAGGCGGGGTTGAGATAGGGGCTGCGGCCTTCGGCGACGCGCACGGGCTCTAACCCCATTCCCTTGAGGCAGTCATAAATTTCGCGAAGTTCCGCGGGTCCCAGCATCGTCATTCCTCAAGGCATCGATTGCCTGGGAGACAGTCTGCACCGAATCGGGGGCGGATTGCGACAGGATTTTGTGCAATGCAGCATCGCCCACGCATCAATGCCTTTTCCGGCCTTGGGTGGGGCAGACAAAAAAGTGGCGGGACCCGGCTCATCGCCGCGTCCCGCCCAATGTCAGGGAGACAAAGCAGTAATGAGCATTGTGGTACCAGAATGCCGGATTCAGGTCAAGAGAAAATCATCCGGGCCGTTCCAGACCCTCCCACGGGGGGAGGGTCTGGTTCCTACGACCTAGATGATCGCGACCGTATCCGCCTGCGGGCCCTTCAGCCCCAGGGTGGTGGTGACGCGAACGCGCTGACCGGATTCCAGGGTCTTGATCCCGGAACGCTCCAGCGCCTTCACATGCACGAACACATCCTTGCCGCCTTCGTCGCAGGCCACGAAGCCAAAGCCCTTCTCGGCGGAGAAGAACTTGACCACGCCCTCGACGGTCTCGGTCGGGCCGCGCTCTTCCCGGCGCGGGGCGCGCGGGGTGGCGGTGGTGCTGTCCACTTCATGGACCATCACCACTTGCGGGCCGCGCTGTCCGGCGCCCAGGTCGACCACCAGGGTGGCGCCTTCGGCGACCTGGGTCAGGCCTGCGCGCTCGAGCGCGGAAATGTGCAAGAAGGCGTCCGGGCTGCCATCGGAGGGGGCGACGAAGCCGAAGCCCTTGGAGGCATTGAACCACTTCACAGTGGCGCTGACGTTCGCCTGACTGACCATCTGACGGTCAAAGGAGCTGGGCGCCATCGGCCGCGCAGGACGCGGGTCGAAGGCCGGCTCGCCAAAGTCATCCCGACGACCGCGACCGCGCTCGCCCCTGCCATGATTATCTCGGTTCCATGCCATGTGTCATTCTCGTCGTAAGTAAACAAAATCCCCCGCACCCACGCGAGGGCATTCCGCCCGGCTCTTCAGCGCCTAGGTCAGCCTGAACTTATATCATTACCTGAGAATTCGGCGTCCGCATAGGGGGTTACGGGGCGCGAAAGGCTTCCGTTTCATTATTTTTTCGTGCTGCACTGCGGTCTGGGCGGGGAATTAGCCGGTGCAACCCCATGATCAGACCCACGACGATTACGCCCGAATAGGCGACATCAGAGAGAAAATGCCCGCCTTGGGCTATCCTGACCAGCCCCATGGCCAGACCGAAGCCCAAACCCGCCATGACGGCGATCCGGCGGCGCCGGGGCGGCGCCATGAGGGCCAGGGAGACGGTCCAGAACCCCAAAGCCGCGTGGCCCGAGGGGAAAGAGCAGTTATCGGGGCACTGGTCCGAGATGATCAGGGGCGGCGTATAGCGAAGGGCGGGCGTGTGTCCGGCATTGAACTCGGCGATGGTCGAAGGGCGTGGCCGCCCCCAATTGTCCTTGAGAACCACATTGACCATCAGGCCCGGACCCAGGGCCAGGGAAACCACCACGAGCAGCGCCTTGCGCGGATCAATCCCGGCGACGGGGCGCTTGAGAAGCGCCGAGGCCGCTCCGCCCAGGGCGATCAGCCCGGCGGCGATGAACAGGAAGATGGGCAGAGTCTTGCGGGCGAACTCGCCCAGGGGGTGGACGCGAAAGGGAAAGCCGCGTCCCGCCGCGTCGTAGAACAGCGCCGAAGTCCCGATGTCGATGGCGGGAAACAGGGTCAGGGGAACCAGGGCCGCCAAGGCCCAGGTCCATGGATTACGAAGCAGGGATGCCCCCATCAGCCGTCCTCGAGATGGAACAGTCCCGACAGGCCGATCAGTCCGGCGAACAGCGGCGGCGTCCAGGCCGCCAGGGTCTGGGGCAGGGTGGCCGACAGGCCCAGGGCATAGATCACCTTGGAGAAGAAATAGACGGCGAAGCCCGCGGCCACGCCGCCGCCGATGCGGGCCAGCAGGCCGCCCGACCGGGTGTTGGGTCTCAGCGAGAAGACCGCCGCCATCAGCACCATGCCGCAATAAAGCACAGGCGAGGCCAGCAGGGATTGCAGGTAAAGGCGATGCTTGTTGGCGGTGAAGCCCGCCCGCTCGAAAAAGCGAATGAAGCCGGGCAACTGCCAGAAGGACAAGGTCTCGGGCGAGGCGAAATTATCGTGGATGCGGTCCAGCGTCAGCTGGGTGGGGATACGCATCTTTTCCTTGAATACCGAGGGCTTGCCGCCTTCCATCACCCAGGCGCGGCGCACCTCGAAGGCTCCGTCTTCCAGACTGGCGGTCTCGGCGGCGATGCGCTGATAAAAATGGTCGGGGCGATCATAAAGGAAGAAGTGTGCGTCCCGGATATGCAGAACCAGCCCTTCCTGGCGCACCGTTTCCGAGTGGACCACCATTTCGCCGTCATCATGGGGCTCGCGCAGCCACAGACCGACCTCGGAAATGTCGAAGGCGCTGGACTTGGCGGCCAGCAATTCGTCCTGCAGCCGCTCATAGCGGCTGTACATGGCCGCCGCCATGGGATTGAAGGTGGTGATCTCGAAAATTCCGAACATCCCGGCCACGGCCAGGACCGGCGTGATGAATTGCCAGGCCGAGATTCCGGCGGCGCGGGCCACCACCAGTTCATGGGTGCGGGTCAGACGCCAGAAACACACCATGGCGCCGATCATCACCGCGAAGGGCAGAATGGTGTGCAGCATCTGCGGCAGCTTCAGGAAGGCCATCAGCATGATGGGGCTGATGCCCAGTTCCGGGCGACCGGCGGCGCGGCGGATCAGTTCGATCACGTCGAACAGCAAGATGATCCCCAGAATCACCAGCAACACCGTGGCGAAAGCCGAAGCGAATTGCCGCCCGATATAGCCGCTCATGATGGGGGATAAACGCATGATGTCCGAATTCGGTGTGGTCCGAGGAAAGCGGAGTATAGAGCTTTCGCCCGTCTCCGTGTCATAAACCTTTTCGGCTTATGGAAGGAAGAAAGGCGATGGTTACGCTGACGCGCATCTATACCCGCTCGGGCGATAAGGGCAAGACCTCACTGGGCGACGGCACCAGAGTGGGCAAGCACGATCTCAGGGTCGAGGCCTATGGCACGGTGGACGAGGCCAATGCCGTCCTCGGACTGGCCCGGCTGCATGCGGGCCCCGAGATGACGCCTCTGCTGGAAAGGGTGCAAAACGACCTCTTCGATCTGGGGGCCGATCTGTGTACTCCGGCCGCCGCCGACGAGGCCCCCGGCACCCGCCTGCGCATGGTCCAGGTCCAGGTGGATCGGCTGGAAGCCGAAATCGACGCCGCCAACGAAAGTCTGGCACCACTTTCCTCGTTCATCCTGCCCGCCGGTTCGCCCCTGGCCGCCCATCTCCATCACGCCCGGACCGTGGTCAGGCGCGCCGAACGCCTGATGGTCGCCCTGGCCGAGACCGAGGCGGTCAATCCCCTGGCGGTGATCTATGCCAATCGTCTGTCGGATCTGCTGTTCGTCTTGGCCCGCGTCGCCAACGGCAACGGGGCCGCCGACGTCCTGTGGGTTCCGGGGGGTGCGCGTTGACATCCCGAAACTCACGTCATATTGTGCGATGCAATAGTAAATTCCGCCCGGCGATGCCGATTAATTCGCTTTTCGTTAGAGGGTTGAAAAACAAATGAAAGTCCTGGTCGCGATCAAGCGGGTGATCGACTACAACGTCAAGATTCGGGTCAAGTCGGATGGTTCGGGTGTGGAGACCCAGAATGTGAAGTTCTCCATGAACCCCTTCGACGAGATCGCGGTGGAAGAGGCCGTGCGCCTCAAGGAAGCGGGCAAGGCCGCCGAGGTTGTGGTGGTGTCCGTGGGCCCCGCCGCCTGTTCCGAGACGCTGCGCACCGCGCTGGCCATGGGCGCTGATCGCGGCGTTCTGGTGCAGTCCGATGACGAGGTTCAGCCTCTGGCCGTGGCCAAGGTCTTGAAGGCCCTGGCCGCCAAGGAGGCCCCCGGCCTGATCATCCTGGGCAAGCAGGCCATCGACGACGATTCCAACCAGACCGGCCAGATGCTGGCCGCCCTGCTGGGCCAGCCCCAAGGCACCTTTGCCTCCAAGCTGGAAATCGGCGCCGATGCCGTCACCGTCACCCGCGAGGTGGATGGCGGGTTGGAGACGGTGTCCTTGAAGCTTCCCGCCGTGGTCACCACCGATCTGCGCCTCAACGAGCCGCGCTATGCCAGCCTTCCCAACATCATGAAGGCCAAGAAGAAGCCCATCGACACGGTCTCTCCGGCCGATCTGGGCGTCGACGTCAGCCCTCGCCTGGTGACGCTGAAGGTC
This genomic interval carries:
- a CDS encoding J domain-containing protein, translated to MTGAMKATNARRSWRPAFGPAPAQPALRRCDHPGCAEHGEYRAPQARDRLTDYYWFCLEHVREYNSAWNYYAGMGTEEIEAELRKDTTWQRPTWPLGIQGAKRKFAYTIHDPFEVFEDAATEEARPKARTATPEEEAMRVLELSPPLNNDMLKARYKELVKQHHPDANNGDKEAEERFKRINQAYNTLKLSLSQ
- a CDS encoding BolA family protein, producing MLVAEIMKRKIEEALKPTRLDVADDSQRHAGHAGHHPGGESHFTVTIVSAAFEGVGRIERHRKVNALLAEELAGRVHALALTLMTPDEEARRL
- a CDS encoding tetratricopeptide repeat protein is translated as MAISLSLRPAYNWRDYASMKLRAIPLLPLALLWLSTPAPAETINPKMEYRTCLTLARAKPEEGWEEALAWASLGGGEPARHCAAVALIGLGKYEEAAKRLESLAGLSRREEALRAEMLAQAGQAWLLAGKPQQALADQDTALKLMPGHPELLLDKSVTLASVGHYAEVVDLLSPLLKVQPNRIEAMVLRAVAYRYLDKLELAKDDLARALVLDPSFPDALLERGIIRRLEENNAGAREDWLKAIAAAPESAVADTARRNLEMMDVKVK
- a CDS encoding SDR family oxidoreductase; amino-acid sequence: MAKRFFLFGLGFSGRVIARNLTQAGWSVMGTTRSGEAVDCPGVEVLAFDRGHPLPPGCLTGVDAVLSSVPPDSQGDPVLDHMAESIRAAAPAWIGYLSTTGVYGDHGGAWVDEETAPHPNLDRSRRRLAAETGWRDLGAQIFRLAGIYGPGRSAVDTVREGQARRVVKPGQVFSRIHVEDIAAAVLASLDRPNAGAVYNLCDDDAAPPQEVIAYACALLGVEPPPEIAWEEAKATLSPMAQSFYADNKRVHNGKMKAELGVRLAYPSYREGLKSCL
- a CDS encoding cold-shock protein, which codes for MAPSSFDRQMVSQANVSATVKWFNASKGFGFVAPSDGSPDAFLHISALERAGLTQVAEGATLVVDLGAGQRGPQVVMVHEVDSTTATPRAPRREERGPTETVEGVVKFFSAEKGFGFVACDEGGKDVFVHVKALERSGIKTLESGQRVRVTTTLGLKGPQADTVAII
- a CDS encoding phosphatase PAP2 family protein is translated as MGASLLRNPWTWALAALVPLTLFPAIDIGTSALFYDAAGRGFPFRVHPLGEFARKTLPIFLFIAAGLIALGGAASALLKRPVAGIDPRKALLVVVSLALGPGLMVNVVLKDNWGRPRPSTIAEFNAGHTPALRYTPPLIISDQCPDNCSFPSGHAALGFWTVSLALMAPPRRRRIAVMAGLGFGLAMGLVRIAQGGHFLSDVAYSGVIVVGLIMGLHRLIPRPDRSAARKNNETEAFRAP
- the lptG gene encoding LPS export ABC transporter permease LptG; this encodes MRLSPIMSGYIGRQFASAFATVLLVILGIILLFDVIELIRRAAGRPELGISPIMLMAFLKLPQMLHTILPFAVMIGAMVCFWRLTRTHELVVARAAGISAWQFITPVLAVAGMFGIFEITTFNPMAAAMYSRYERLQDELLAAKSSAFDISEVGLWLREPHDDGEMVVHSETVRQEGLVLHIRDAHFFLYDRPDHFYQRIAAETASLEDGAFEVRRAWVMEGGKPSVFKEKMRIPTQLTLDRIHDNFASPETLSFWQLPGFIRFFERAGFTANKHRLYLQSLLASPVLYCGMVLMAAVFSLRPNTRSGGLLARIGGGVAAGFAVYFFSKVIYALGLSATLPQTLAAWTPPLFAGLIGLSGLFHLEDG
- a CDS encoding cob(I)yrinic acid a,c-diamide adenosyltransferase, whose translation is MVTLTRIYTRSGDKGKTSLGDGTRVGKHDLRVEAYGTVDEANAVLGLARLHAGPEMTPLLERVQNDLFDLGADLCTPAAADEAPGTRLRMVQVQVDRLEAEIDAANESLAPLSSFILPAGSPLAAHLHHARTVVRRAERLMVALAETEAVNPLAVIYANRLSDLLFVLARVANGNGAADVLWVPGGAR
- a CDS encoding electron transfer flavoprotein subunit beta/FixA family protein encodes the protein MKVLVAIKRVIDYNVKIRVKSDGSGVETQNVKFSMNPFDEIAVEEAVRLKEAGKAAEVVVVSVGPAACSETLRTALAMGADRGVLVQSDDEVQPLAVAKVLKALAAKEAPGLIILGKQAIDDDSNQTGQMLAALLGQPQGTFASKLEIGADAVTVTREVDGGLETVSLKLPAVVTTDLRLNEPRYASLPNIMKAKKKPIDTVSPADLGVDVSPRLVTLKVEEPPKRSAGIKVADVAALVDKLKNEAKVI